In Marivivens aquimaris, one genomic interval encodes:
- the galU gene encoding UTP--glucose-1-phosphate uridylyltransferase GalU, which translates to MQKKVTKAIFPVAGLGTRFLPATKSVPKEIMTLVDRPLIQYAIDEARAAGITDFIFVTSKGKSALEDYFDCAPELETSLREAGKDKLLEVLQSTYMESGAIAYIRQHRAQGLGHAVWCARRLIGDEPFAVILPDDVIAAEKPCLQQMVEAYAETGGNMVAAMEVAPEKASAYGVLDVKDDMGSVVSTRGMVEKPKMEDAPSNLAVIGRYILGPQVMENLGKIDRGAGGELQLTDAIARELTEGREVYGYRFRGERYDCGSKAGFLQATVAFGLAREELRDEFQDFLDEMLAVRKAAQ; encoded by the coding sequence ATGCAGAAAAAGGTAACAAAGGCGATTTTCCCTGTTGCCGGTCTGGGTACCCGTTTCCTTCCTGCGACCAAGTCGGTCCCCAAGGAAATCATGACCCTCGTTGATCGCCCGCTTATCCAGTACGCCATTGATGAAGCCCGCGCCGCAGGTATCACCGACTTCATCTTCGTTACCTCCAAAGGCAAATCGGCGCTCGAAGATTACTTTGACTGCGCTCCGGAGCTGGAAACATCGCTCCGTGAAGCCGGCAAGGACAAGCTGCTCGAAGTGCTGCAATCGACCTACATGGAAAGCGGTGCGATCGCTTACATCCGCCAGCACCGCGCGCAGGGCCTCGGCCACGCTGTCTGGTGTGCCCGCCGTCTGATTGGCGACGAGCCTTTCGCCGTGATTCTGCCTGACGACGTCATTGCCGCTGAAAAGCCGTGCCTGCAGCAGATGGTCGAAGCCTACGCTGAAACCGGCGGTAACATGGTTGCTGCGATGGAAGTGGCTCCGGAAAAGGCATCGGCTTACGGTGTGCTTGACGTGAAAGACGACATGGGCAGCGTGGTTTCGACCCGCGGCATGGTCGAAAAACCCAAGATGGAAGACGCACCGTCGAACCTCGCAGTAATCGGTCGTTACATCCTCGGCCCGCAGGTTATGGAGAACCTCGGCAAGATTGACCGCGGCGCTGGCGGCGAGCTTCAGCTCACCGACGCGATTGCCCGCGAACTGACCGAAGGCCGTGAAGTTTACGGCTACCGTTTCCGCGGCGAGCGCTATGATTGTGGCTCGAAAGCTGGCTTCCTTCAGGCGACCGTTGCATTCGGTCTGGCACGTGAAGAGCTTCGTGACGAATTCCAGGACTTCCTGGATGAGATGTTGGCGGTACGTAAGGCGGCCCAATAA
- a CDS encoding glycosyltransferase family 2 protein: MGFWSSYRLRLERRHRLVRAIRKRRELEQVADRTSQIRPSDLLVFSTMRNEDPRLPHFLDYYRAMGVNHFLIVDNDSDDGGREFLAEQPDVSIWRTSASYKRSKFGMDWINWLLLRHGHGHWCLVVDPDELFVYPFCDSRPIRALTDWLDASSIRSFSAMLLDMYPKGPISSIPYRRGDNPLDIAQWFDSGNYTISRNSKYGNLWIQGGPRAREFFQDMPERSPALNKVPLVKWDRRYAYVSSTHMLLPRGLNQVYDEWGGEKASGILLHTKFLDTLTVKAAEEMSRGQHYAGSHEYRAYFEGLRDNTDLWCKWSEKYINWRQLEILGLMSKGNWA; this comes from the coding sequence TTGGGTTTCTGGAGTTCATATCGGCTTCGGCTGGAGCGGCGTCACCGCTTGGTGCGCGCGATCCGCAAGCGGCGTGAACTCGAACAGGTTGCCGACCGCACGAGCCAGATCAGACCGAGCGATCTTCTCGTCTTCTCGACTATGCGGAACGAGGACCCGCGTCTACCGCACTTCCTTGACTACTATCGCGCGATGGGCGTGAACCATTTCCTGATCGTGGATAACGACAGTGATGATGGCGGCCGCGAATTCCTTGCCGAACAGCCCGACGTTTCCATCTGGCGCACGTCCGCCAGCTACAAGCGGTCGAAGTTCGGGATGGACTGGATTAACTGGCTTTTGCTGCGTCACGGCCATGGGCACTGGTGCCTCGTCGTCGATCCTGACGAGCTGTTCGTCTATCCGTTCTGCGATTCCCGCCCCATCCGCGCGCTGACCGACTGGCTGGACGCATCGTCGATCCGTTCGTTCTCTGCCATGCTGCTCGACATGTACCCCAAGGGGCCGATTTCGAGCATTCCCTATCGCCGTGGTGACAACCCGCTCGATATTGCGCAGTGGTTCGACAGCGGGAACTACACCATCAGCCGCAATAGCAAATACGGGAACCTGTGGATCCAAGGCGGCCCGCGTGCGCGCGAATTTTTCCAGGATATGCCGGAGCGTTCGCCCGCGCTGAACAAGGTGCCACTGGTCAAGTGGGACCGCCGCTACGCCTATGTTTCCAGCACGCACATGCTTCTGCCGCGCGGTCTGAACCAGGTTTACGACGAATGGGGCGGCGAGAAAGCCAGCGGCATTCTTCTGCACACGAAATTCCTCGATACGCTAACCGTCAAAGCGGCGGAGGAAATGTCGCGCGGTCAGCACTACGCCGGCAGCCACGAATATCGCGCCTATTTCGAAGGTCTGAGAGATAACACCGATCTCTGGTGCAAGTGGTCGGAGAAATACATCAACTGGCGCCAGCTCGAAATTCTGGGGCTCATGTCCAAAGGAAACTGGGCATGA
- the cysQ gene encoding 3'(2'),5'-bisphosphate nucleotidase CysQ, translating to MDLVKLTTVMRRLALEAGDKIMEIYNSPDFEVKTKSDESPVTEADEAADALISAGLRAEFPDVALVTEEQADSHDQNVSTFLIVDPLDGTKEFVKRRGDFTVNIAYVMDGSPVRGVVYAPAKERLFYTDAGGNAVEEMGPFDKETVGETKPIRVSTPDNNALLVVASKSHRDQATDDYINKYNVADSKSAGSSLKFCLVATGEADIYPRVGRTMEWDTAAGHAVLVGAGGDVVRFDNHQPLRYGKETFANPFFIAYAPGVDLKEA from the coding sequence ATGGATTTGGTTAAACTTACGACGGTGATGCGCCGCCTTGCTCTCGAAGCCGGTGACAAGATCATGGAGATCTACAACAGCCCCGATTTCGAAGTAAAAACGAAGAGCGACGAAAGCCCCGTGACCGAGGCCGACGAAGCGGCCGACGCCCTGATCTCCGCCGGTCTGCGCGCTGAGTTTCCGGATGTTGCGCTGGTGACTGAGGAGCAGGCCGACAGCCACGACCAGAACGTCAGCACCTTCCTCATCGTCGATCCGCTCGACGGCACCAAGGAATTCGTAAAGCGTCGCGGCGATTTCACCGTGAACATCGCTTATGTCATGGACGGCTCGCCGGTGCGCGGCGTTGTCTATGCACCCGCGAAAGAGCGCTTGTTCTACACCGACGCCGGTGGCAACGCGGTCGAGGAAATGGGTCCGTTCGATAAAGAAACCGTGGGCGAGACCAAGCCGATCCGCGTCAGCACGCCTGACAACAACGCTCTGCTGGTCGTTGCGTCGAAATCGCACCGCGATCAGGCGACTGATGACTATATCAACAAATACAATGTTGCCGACTCCAAGAGCGCCGGTTCGTCGCTGAAATTCTGCCTCGTTGCCACAGGCGAAGCCGACATCTATCCGCGCGTTGGCCGCACGATGGAGTGGGACACCGCAGCCGGTCATGCCGTTCTGGTCGGTGCAGGCGGCGACGTCGTGCGTTTCGACAACCACCAGCCGCTGCGCTACGGCAAGGAAACCTTCGCAAATCCGTTCTTCATCGCCTACGCTCCCGGCGTTGATCTGAAGGAGGCTTGA
- the galE gene encoding UDP-glucose 4-epimerase GalE, translating into MSNVLVTGGAGYIGSHACKALRAAGFTPVTFDNLITGWQDAVKFGPFEQGDLLDRPRLDEVFAKYKPVAVMHFAALSQVGESMKDPGAYWRNNVVGSLNLIEAAVAANCMQFVFSSTCATYGEQDGVTLDENCVQEPINAYGASKRAIEDILENFEQSHGLRSVIFRYFNVAGGDPDGEVGEFHRPETHLIPLMLDAIDGKRAALTVFGTDYDTPDGTCIRDYVHVCDLVDAHVLGVKWLEDGKKSRVFNLGTGSGFSVREVIAYSAEVTNKEVPIVEGDRRPGDATKLVSGSTRAIEELGWTPQRSTLKTMITDAWRWHQSGHYDK; encoded by the coding sequence ATGAGCAATGTGCTTGTGACCGGCGGTGCCGGTTATATCGGCTCGCACGCGTGTAAAGCGCTGCGGGCCGCAGGCTTTACGCCAGTGACTTTTGACAACCTGATTACGGGTTGGCAGGACGCCGTGAAATTCGGCCCGTTCGAGCAAGGCGATCTGCTGGATCGTCCGCGTCTCGACGAAGTTTTCGCGAAATATAAGCCCGTAGCCGTGATGCACTTCGCCGCGCTCAGCCAGGTTGGCGAGTCGATGAAGGATCCGGGTGCGTACTGGCGCAACAATGTGGTCGGGTCGCTGAACCTGATCGAAGCAGCTGTTGCGGCAAATTGTATGCAGTTCGTTTTCTCGTCCACCTGCGCCACCTATGGCGAGCAGGACGGCGTGACGCTTGACGAAAACTGCGTACAGGAACCGATTAACGCCTATGGCGCATCGAAGCGTGCGATCGAAGATATCCTCGAGAATTTCGAACAGAGCCATGGCCTGCGTTCTGTCATTTTCCGCTATTTCAACGTGGCTGGCGGCGATCCCGATGGTGAAGTTGGCGAATTCCACCGTCCTGAAACGCACCTTATTCCGCTGATGCTCGACGCAATTGACGGCAAGCGTGCGGCGCTAACCGTATTCGGCACCGACTACGATACGCCCGATGGCACCTGCATCCGCGACTACGTCCATGTGTGCGATCTGGTCGACGCGCACGTGCTCGGTGTGAAGTGGCTTGAGGATGGCAAAAAGAGTCGCGTGTTCAACCTTGGCACTGGTAGTGGCTTTTCGGTTCGTGAAGTTATTGCCTATTCGGCAGAGGTCACGAACAAGGAAGTCCCCATTGTTGAGGGGGATCGACGTCCCGGTGATGCAACAAAACTCGTTTCTGGCAGCACACGCGCCATTGAGGAGTTGGGCTGGACGCCGCAGCGGTCTACACTGAAAACAATGATCACCGATGCGTGGCGTTGGCACCAGAGTGGACACTACGACAAATGA
- a CDS encoding glycosyltransferase family 4 protein, whose protein sequence is MRGVGTRVDTTTNEDTPRVLDLSRLASRAGKTLTGIDRVELAYLRRFLADSAPCFFLCRTSHGFVLMDRAGGKAFEKAVTTGAWGRADLQSYLARRKRHEVRAAHSLVRRHRIGRGRHGRLVLLLTTYLPANSELYLIGHQNLDEATLQALDVGFGGNINVMIHDTIPLDYPETQRQRVVERFEDAIKAVSKHAARVICISDFAAERVKQHLEKAGNVPKIIVSHLGVDRPDPKFAEVPKHIDLSDDYFVIAGTIEPRKNHMLLLEVWQSLDPENRPRLFVCGSRGWLNKTVFDRLDRGIKGVEEYPDLSDGALAAIIHGSRALLCPSLVEGFGLTPVEAASMGVPVICSNIPVFREILGDYADYRDPRDNFSWRTAVNEIMGVSREEHVTAFVPSTWEQHFSKVFGTKSAHAKPEQ, encoded by the coding sequence ATGCGTGGCGTTGGCACCAGAGTGGACACTACGACAAATGAAGACACTCCAAGGGTTCTCGACCTGAGTAGATTGGCCTCGCGGGCCGGGAAAACCCTGACTGGAATTGACCGTGTGGAACTGGCGTATCTACGCCGGTTCCTTGCTGATTCTGCACCCTGCTTTTTCCTCTGCCGGACTTCGCACGGTTTCGTGCTGATGGACCGCGCTGGCGGGAAGGCTTTCGAGAAGGCTGTGACAACTGGCGCATGGGGGCGGGCGGACCTGCAATCCTACCTCGCGCGGCGCAAACGGCATGAGGTCCGCGCGGCGCACAGTCTTGTACGGCGCCACCGGATCGGTCGAGGGCGGCACGGTCGCTTGGTGCTGCTGCTAACGACCTATCTGCCCGCAAATTCGGAGCTTTACCTCATCGGTCACCAGAACCTTGATGAGGCGACGCTTCAGGCACTCGACGTCGGATTTGGCGGCAATATCAACGTCATGATCCACGACACCATTCCGCTCGATTATCCGGAAACACAGCGGCAGCGGGTTGTGGAACGGTTCGAGGATGCCATCAAAGCGGTGTCGAAACATGCGGCGCGCGTCATCTGCATCTCTGATTTCGCGGCAGAGCGTGTGAAACAGCACCTTGAAAAAGCGGGCAATGTACCAAAGATCATTGTGTCTCACCTCGGCGTCGACAGGCCCGATCCGAAGTTCGCCGAAGTCCCGAAACATATCGATCTCAGCGACGACTACTTTGTCATCGCGGGCACTATCGAGCCGCGCAAAAACCACATGCTGCTTCTTGAAGTCTGGCAGTCGCTCGATCCCGAAAACCGTCCGCGTCTGTTTGTTTGTGGATCGCGCGGGTGGCTGAACAAGACCGTTTTCGACCGGCTCGACCGCGGGATAAAAGGGGTGGAGGAATATCCCGACCTGAGCGACGGAGCTTTGGCGGCGATCATTCACGGCAGCCGCGCACTGCTCTGTCCGTCGCTCGTCGAAGGCTTCGGACTGACACCGGTTGAGGCAGCCTCCATGGGCGTTCCGGTCATTTGCTCAAATATTCCCGTATTCCGCGAAATACTTGGAGATTATGCCGATTATCGCGATCCTCGGGATAACTTTTCTTGGCGAACTGCCGTTAACGAAATAATGGGAGTATCAAGAGAAGAACATGTGACAGCCTTCGTGCCATCGACGTGGGAACAACACTTCTCTAAGGTATTTGGCACAAAGTCTGCACACGCTAAGCCTGAGCAGTAA
- a CDS encoding 3-deoxy-manno-octulosonate cytidylyltransferase codes for MPTLIVIPARYASTRYPGKPLVELTGASGEAKSLIRRSWDAAMQVKGVDRVVVATDDDRIREAAEAFGAEVVMTSEACQNGTERCAEAFDTLGGGFDVVVNLQGDAPLTPPWFVEELIEGLKKSPVAEVATPVLRTEGEALNGFLDDRKAGRVGGTTAVFGIDNNALYFSKEVIPYTGKTYGDEDETPVFHHVGVYAYRPSALAAYSRWNAGPLEKLEGLEQLRFLERGVHVLCVEVEGRGRKFWELNNPEDVPRIEAMLKGMGVA; via the coding sequence TTGCCCACACTTATCGTCATTCCCGCCCGCTACGCATCGACCCGTTATCCGGGTAAGCCGCTTGTCGAACTGACCGGCGCCTCGGGCGAGGCCAAGAGCCTGATCCGGCGTAGTTGGGATGCTGCGATGCAGGTTAAGGGTGTGGATCGCGTCGTTGTCGCGACTGACGACGACCGTATCCGCGAAGCTGCGGAAGCGTTCGGCGCGGAGGTCGTGATGACCTCCGAGGCCTGCCAGAACGGCACCGAGCGCTGCGCCGAAGCCTTTGATACGCTGGGTGGCGGGTTTGACGTGGTGGTGAACCTGCAAGGCGACGCGCCACTGACGCCGCCGTGGTTCGTTGAGGAACTGATCGAGGGGCTGAAGAAGTCTCCGGTCGCTGAAGTGGCTACGCCGGTTCTGAGGACCGAGGGTGAAGCTCTGAACGGTTTCCTCGACGACCGCAAAGCAGGCCGCGTCGGTGGCACGACTGCTGTTTTCGGTATCGATAACAACGCGTTGTACTTTTCGAAGGAAGTTATTCCGTACACCGGAAAGACCTACGGCGACGAAGACGAAACGCCTGTGTTCCACCACGTCGGCGTCTATGCCTACCGTCCTTCGGCGCTGGCGGCCTATTCGCGCTGGAATGCCGGTCCGCTGGAAAAGCTCGAAGGTCTGGAGCAGTTGCGCTTCCTCGAGCGCGGTGTGCATGTCCTCTGCGTCGAGGTCGAAGGTCGTGGCCGCAAGTTCTGGGAACTGAACAACCCCGAAGACGTGCCACGCATCGAAGCCATGCTCAAAGGTATGGGGGTCGCGTGA
- a CDS encoding glycosyltransferase family 2 protein — translation MTTPRVSVIVVSRNRPTALRRCINGLSQLFYTNFEIVVVADMDGFEELVGRGYQGRIKLVRFDIPNISMARNVGLQNAAGDIVAFIDDDAVPEPRWLDHLIAPIASGDAVAAGGYVLGRNGISLQWPARSVNCEGRTQLLTIEGDETVVVRGEKSEAIKTEGTNMAFDREFVCKLGGFDPAYQFYMDETDLNLRIAAAGGDTAIVPKAVVHHGYHSSERRRADRAPMSLFHTGRSIAVFLRKHAPEDIRGRLHRFHRKEQENGAIKHLIEGRIEPRDVRRLMKTYDVGADEGHLARPQDLQPIGASEQPYLTFEAETKPMGHISMNARWYNYSQIHQKAVEARDDGHRITILRYSLTALRHRVKFTDEGIWLQQGGLFGKSERSDPAFRIWTKRARNVRELQRIEALRT, via the coding sequence GTGACGACCCCGCGGGTCAGCGTCATTGTTGTCAGCCGCAATCGGCCCACCGCTCTGCGGCGGTGCATCAATGGCCTGTCCCAACTTTTCTACACCAATTTCGAGATCGTTGTTGTCGCGGACATGGACGGTTTCGAGGAACTCGTCGGGCGCGGCTATCAAGGTCGTATCAAGCTCGTCCGGTTCGATATCCCCAATATCTCGATGGCGCGAAACGTCGGTTTGCAGAACGCGGCGGGGGATATTGTGGCGTTCATTGACGACGACGCAGTACCAGAGCCGCGCTGGCTCGATCATCTTATCGCACCGATTGCATCTGGTGATGCTGTGGCGGCAGGCGGCTATGTCCTTGGTCGCAATGGCATTTCGCTACAATGGCCCGCGCGGAGTGTGAATTGCGAAGGACGCACGCAGCTCCTCACCATCGAGGGCGATGAAACGGTCGTTGTGCGCGGCGAAAAGAGCGAGGCGATCAAGACCGAAGGCACGAACATGGCCTTTGATCGCGAGTTTGTTTGTAAACTCGGCGGCTTCGATCCGGCGTATCAATTCTATATGGACGAGACGGACCTGAACCTGCGGATCGCTGCCGCTGGTGGTGACACCGCGATCGTCCCCAAGGCTGTTGTCCATCACGGCTACCACTCAAGCGAACGTCGCCGCGCGGATCGTGCGCCGATGAGCCTGTTCCATACGGGGCGAAGCATCGCCGTGTTCCTGCGTAAGCACGCACCCGAGGACATTCGTGGGCGGCTTCATCGTTTTCACCGGAAAGAGCAGGAAAACGGCGCGATCAAACATCTGATCGAGGGGCGGATCGAACCGCGCGATGTGAGGCGGCTCATGAAAACCTATGACGTCGGCGCTGATGAAGGCCACTTGGCGCGGCCGCAGGACTTGCAGCCTATCGGCGCGTCCGAACAGCCTTATCTGACGTTTGAGGCGGAGACCAAGCCGATGGGCCACATTTCGATGAACGCGCGTTGGTATAACTATAGTCAAATCCACCAGAAGGCGGTTGAGGCACGTGATGACGGACACCGCATCACGATCTTGAGGTATTCACTCACCGCTCTACGTCACCGCGTAAAGTTCACTGATGAAGGAATCTGGTTGCAACAGGGCGGGCTTTTCGGGAAATCGGAGAGGAGCGACCCTGCCTTCAGAATCTGGACCAAGCGCGCTCGGAACGTGCGCGAACTGCAACGAATTGAAGCACTACGTACCTAA